The sequence CCCATTGTCTTTGCAAGTTTAGTTTTCCGCAGCCATGGGGGGACTATATGGCTAAACGTCTgtcagaaagagaaaaaaatcaccTGATGAATCACACTtcgaaattaacaaaaatgggCTTGACCATAGGCGAAGAAGATGACACATTTCTTACCGCAAACCAGCTAACGTAACTCAGAAGTTCGTCAGTGTCCAGAAATTTGCTTCTGAAGGCACTGCTTTCGAGAGCCATTGGAACAAGTTTTAGTTCTATCGGTCGTAATAAAGTTGTCTTCTCCGAAACCTGTAAACATGAATTGGTAACTAACATAGTAGGGAACAGAACTACAGAGAGAGATAGGAGAgagcaagaaagaagaaatatgaATTGGTATAGTACTCACAAGCAAAATAGAAATGAACCATCagatgcaaaagaaaataaacaacttTGCAAAGCTTAAGATCACCTTACGCCAATCCACTAGATCAATGAGTTCTCTGTCCATGGTTTCTTCTGCAGCGTTGTGTAAAATCCTCTCCCTTTCCATTTCAGTTGGACTTTGAAGATGGAATACTCTATCCATACGACCTGGCCTTCTTAACGCCTCATCAATTTGCTTATGATTTCGTGTCGTCGCCATCAAAACTACGCCATCCTGTTTCTCAAAGCTGCATAAGTAGAAGTTATAAATTAGAATGACATCAGAAAAGTCAACTGGAAAAAGGGAGAAGCTACTTGAGTTTCTACTGGACCAGTCCCTACTGCATTAAACGCGATACTTTGAGAAAACGCTGTGAATGCTACAATTTTAGTCTTAATTGTTAACCAACATAGAAATTAGCTATTACCCATCAAGTTCAACAAGAAGCTGATTAATGAACGATTCATGATCTTGCTGTTTTGTATGTACGAACTTCCCGCGTACACCAGCAAAGAGGTCAAAATCCTCCACAAAAATGATTACGGGTGCCTAGTCATCACAGTATACATCAGAGCATAAGATGACATCATGAGGACAATGTAATATCTATGAAAATGAtgaataacaaaacaatatgaGGTAAGCAGCTAACCAAGTCTCTTGCAGTTTGAAAGAGTTCCCTGACATTCGCTGCACTTTGACCAACCCATAGCCCAGCTTCCAACTCTTGAGCTTCAACATTGACAACAGGCACTCTTGCTTCGGCTGCTATAGCGAGCGCCAGTGACGTCTTCCCTGTTCCTCTCTCACCCACAATAAGAACTCCCTGCAACGAGATAAAAAATGCTTATAATTGGACACTGACCCACAGGATAAGCATAGAACCGTAAAGCAACATACCCGAGGTGCGCGGGCACCCATCTCCTGAAATGCCTTTGGATTTTGTAAAAATGCCACAACCTCGTTGATTTCTTCTCTCATAGACTCAATACTAGCAAAGTATTTCAATGGGATTGGTGGATTTTTCACTCTCTTCATTCTGTCGAATGCAGTTTTTATGGGGTCGATTCCAgcctttctcttttgtttgattctCCTTTTTCTATACGTAAAATATGAtttctgaaagaagaaaaaaaaagcgaCTTTCAGTAATCAACAGTGAGTGTAAGAAACCTGAATGATCAACAAACATGAACGGTGTAATACTAGCTACAATACTACTGCTCACGACAAATTGAGAGTGTTGGAAAGAGATGCATAAAAGGAGAGAAAAGTTACATACCACTCTAAAGAATTTCCGCACGTTTGGATCTCGGCGGAAGGGTCCATAGCCAAGAAGTCTTGGAACCTTTCTTTTCAGAAAGCGAAAAACATGATACAAAACAAACCCATATATAGAACTTCGAATTAGAAACCAGAAGAACCATTGAAAATCTTCTGTATCTCGGGACTTGAAGTTCAATTCTGCTTCAGACTGCCATTGTAAGTACCATGTTGAGCCAACAGTCTGTTCTATTTCTTCTGGCCAAGCCATTCCCAGACGCAGCCTTAACTGTGTCAGAAAAAAAGacaggaataaaaaaaatagacacaTGGAAGCAGGAGGAATATCTCCAGAGAGAGAATAAAGTAATACCTGGTAAGGAATGATAAATTCGATAACTGGAAACACTACCACCATCATAATGTCATCGTTAAGATTCCTTATTCTCCTTAATGCATTATCCTTCGCATTTGATACAACTTGAGTCTTCCTCAATGCGTTAAAGACTCGAGAAACCACCCTTGTAACCAGCAGAAACTGTTGTTGAAGACTTAGCTCTGTCATGGGTATCCACATCAGATGAACAGAAGTTGGGATTCCACAAGCAAGCATTTTGAGGTAAAGAGCATCAAACCCTCCGAATTTCTCAAAAAGCATCTCATATTCCTACAACCACAGACAAGAGTTAAAAACCTAAACTTAAAAATTCATCAAATAGATTAGGACTAACTAAAAAATCCATGACATGGGTAACCTTGATGTCAACGTAATACTCCTTGTCATCTCCTTTTAATGCAACATACATTATAGCATAATCATGCCTAATCCTGGCACTGTCAATCAGCTTTCTGGAAACTGCATATGGAACTGCCATAGGGTCCATCTCCCACCTATTTTTGTCCTCGTTATACCANNNNNNNNNNNNNNNNNNNNNNNNNNNNNNNNNNNNNNNNNNNNNNNNNNNNNNNNNNNNNNNNNNNNNNNNNNNNNNNNNNNNNNNNNNNNNNNNNNNNNNNNNNNNNNNNNNNNNNNNNNNNNNNNNNNNNNNNNNNNNNNNNNNNNNNNNNNNNNNNNNNNNNNNNNNNNNNNNNNNNNNNNNNNNNNNNNNNNNNNNNNNNNNNNNNNNNNNNNNNNNNNNNNNNNNNNNNNNNNNNNNNNNNNNNNNNNNNNNNNNNNNNNNNNNNNNNNNNNNNNNNNNNNNNNNNNNNNNNNNNNNNNNNNNNNNNNNNNNNNNNNNNNNNNNNNNNNNNNNNNNNNNNNNNNNNNNNNNNNNNNNNNNNNNNNNNNNNNNNNNNNNNNNNNNNNNNNNNNNNNNNNNNNNNNNNNNNNNNNNNNNNNNNNNNNNNNNNNNNNNNNNNNNNNNNNNNNNNNNNNNNNNNNNNNNNNNNNNNNNNNNNNNNNNNNNNNNCTGTCATGGGTATCCACATCAGATGAACAGAAGTTGGGATTCCACAAGCAAGCATTTTGAGGTAAAGAGCATCAAACCCTCCGAATTTCTCAAAAAGCATCTCATATTCCTACAACCACAGACAAGAGTTAAAAACCTAAACTTAAAAATTCATCAAATAGATTAGGACTAACTAAAAAATCCATGACATGGGTAACCTTGATGTCAACGTAATACTCCTTGTCATCTCCTTTTAATGCAACATACATTATAGCATAATCATGCCTAATCCTGGCACTGTCAATCAGCTTTCTGGAAACTGCATATGGAACTGCCATAGGGTCCATCTCCCACCTATTTTTGTCCTCGTTAAACCAAGTGTTTGAAACAACTCTATCTCGATCCAGGAGTACTTGTTCCTtcagattttaaaaattcattaacTAATTGGTGAATGGTCAATAAAATGTACAAATAAGCTCTGGCAAAGTCAGAGATATACATAAACTTTTCAACAAGGTTCCAACTAACACTGTTTCATTTTAAGCATTACAGCTAGCATCTCAGTTCTACGAATATCAAACAGTGAAAGGATCCAATCAATGGTGTAAGCCCAAAAAATGATTGCTTCTTGCTTGCCCAAGTAATCTGATTTACTTAATAGCTCGAGATCAAGATAGCACATGAACTTATATCtaataaaaagataaacttAAGAATCTACCAAAACCTAGGTGACTCTTGAGGTTTCTATCACCAATGAATACAATCTGTATAGGTTAGTCATGCTAATTATATATCTACCATGAACAACATAAAGCATTGTTCCATCCCTCCCTGGGAAAACATCCACCAATAATAAACAAACCGCATATATGTGGGCTAATACTTCATATCATAAAGTTACCTGTCTCTGCGCAATATATTGTTTACCAAAATCAACATCTTCCAAAAGTTTCTGTTTCAAATCGGCTTTTGCTTCTTCCTGCCACTTTTTCCAACCATGCCGTAGATGGAGCTGGATAGCTTTCGGAACAACCACCTCCTTCTCTCCAAACATCCATTTCACCTCAGCCTCAGGAAATCCCTTGACAGCTTCACCTTCTGGAGTCTTTTGAACAAAAAGCTTTTCTTCACCAAACTTTTTCATNNNNNNNNNNNNNNNNNNNNNNNNNNNNNNNNNNNNNNNNNNNNNNNNNNNNNNNNNNNNNNNNNNNNNNNNNNNNNNNNNNNNNNNNNNNNNNNNNNNNNNNNNNNNNNNNNNNNNNNNNNNNNNNNNNNNNNNNNNNNNNNNNNNNNNNNNNNNNNNNNNNNNNNNNNNNNNNNNNNNNNNNNNNNNNNNNNNNNNNNNNNNNNNNNNNNNNNNNNNNNNNNNNNNNNNNNNNNNNNNNNNNNNNNNNNNNNNNNNNNNNNNNNNNNNNNNNNNNNNNNNNNNNNNNNNNNNNNNNNNNNNNNNNNNNNNNNNNNNNNNNNNNNNNNNNNNNNNNNNNNNNNNNNNNNNNNNNNNNNNNNNNNNNNNNNNNNNNNNNNNNNNNNNNNNNNNNNNNNNNNNNNNNNNNNNNNNNNNNNNNNNNNNNNNNNNNNNNNNNNNNNNNNNNNNNNNNNNNNNNNNNNNNNNNNNNNNNNNNNNNNNNNNNNNNNNNNNNNNNNNNNNNNNNNNNNNNNNNNNNNNNNNNNNNNNNNNNNNNNNNNNNNNNNNNNNNNNNNNNNNNNNNNNNNNNNNNNNNNNNNNNNNNNNNNNNNNNNNNNNNNNNNNNNNNNNNNNNNNNNNNNNNNNNNNNNNNNNNNNNNNNNNNNNNNNNNNNNNNNNNNNNNNNNNNNNNNNNNNNNNNNNNNNNNNNNNNNNNNNNNNNNNNNNNNNNNNNNNNNNNNNNNNNNNNNNNNNNNNNNNNNNNNNNNNNNNNNNNNNNNNNNNNNNNNNNNNNNNNNNNNNNNNNNNNNNNNNNNNNNNNNNNNNNNNNNNNNNNNNNNNNNNNNNNNNNNNNNNNNNNNNNNNNNNNNNNNNNNNNNNNNNNNNNNNNNNNNNNNNNNNNNNNNNNNNNNNNNNNNNNNNNNNNNNNNNNNNNNNNNNNNNNNNNNNNNNNNNNNNNNNNNNNNNNNNNNNNNNNNNNNNNNNNNNNNNNNNNNNNNNNNNNNNNNNNNNNNNNNNNNNNNNNNNNNNNNNNNNNNNNNNNNNNNNNNNNNNNNNNNNNNNNNNNNNNNNNNNNNNNNNNNNNNNNNNNNNNNNNNNNNNNNNNNNNNNNNNNNNNNNNNNNNNNNNNNNNNNNNNNNNNNNNNNNNNNNNNNNNNNNNNNNNNNNNNNNNNNNNNNNNNNNNNNNNNNNNNNNNNNNNNNNNNNNNNNNNNNNNNNNNNNNNNNNNNNNNNNNNNNNNNNNNNNNNNNNNNNNNNNNNNNNNNNNNNNNNNNNNNNNNNNNNNNNNNNNNNNNNNNNNNNNNNNNNNNNNNNNNNNNNNNNNNNNNNNNNNNNNNNNNNNNNNNNNNNNNNNNNNNNNNNNNNNNNNNNNNNNNNNNNNNNNNNNNNNNNNNNNNNNNNNNNNNNNNNNNNNNNNNNNNNNNNNNNNNNNNNNNNNNNNNNNNNNNNNNNNNNNNNNNNNNNNNNNNNNNNNNNNNNNNNNNNNNNNNNNNNNNNNNNNNNNNNNNNNNNNNNNNNNNNNNNNNNNNNNNNNNNNNNNNNNNNNNNNNNNNNNNNNNNNNNNNNNNNNNNNNNNNNNNNNNNNNNNNNNNNNNNNNNNNNNNNNNNNNNNNNNNNNNNNNNNNNNNNNNNNNNNNNNNNNNNNNNNNNNNNNNNNNNNNNNNNNNNNNNNNNNNNNNNNNNNNNNNNNNNNNNNNNNNNNNNNNNNNNNNNNNNNNNNNNNNNNNNNNNNNNNNNNNNNNNNNNNNNNNNNNNNNNNNNNNNNNNNNNNNNNNNNNNNNNNNNNNNNNNNNNNNNNNNNNNNNNNNNNNNNNNNNNNNNNNNNNNNNNNNNNNNNNNNNNNNNNNNNNNNNNNNNNNNNNNNNNNNNNNNNNNNNNNNNNNNNNNNNNNNNNNNNNNNNNNNNNNNNNNNNNNNNNNNNNNNNNNNNNNNNNNNNNNNNNNNNNNNNNNNNNNNNNNNNNNNNNNNNNNNNNNNNNNNNNNNNNNNNNNNNNNNNNNNNNNNNNNNNNNNNNNNNNNNNNNNNNNNNNNNNNNNNNNNNNNNNNNNNNNNNNNNNNNNNNNNNNNNNNNNNNNNNNNNNNNNNNNNNNNNNNNNNNNNNNNNNNNNNNNNNNNNNNNNNNNNNNNNNNNNNNNNNNNNNNNNNNNNNNNNNNNNNNNNNNNNNNNNNNNNNNNNNNNNNNNNNNNNNNNNNNNNNNNNNNNNNNNNNNNNNNNNNNNNNNNNNNNNNNNNNNNNNNNNNNNNNNNNNNNNNNNNNNNNNNNNNNNNNNNNNNNNNNNNNNNNNNNNNNNNNNNNNNNNNNNNNNNNNNNNNNNNNNNNNNNNNNNNNATAAAGTTACCTGTCTCTGCGCAATATATTGTTTACCAAAATCAACATCTTCCAAAAGTTTCTGTTTCAAATCGGCTTTTGCTTCTTCCTGCCACTTTTTCCAACCATGCCGTAGATGGAGCTGGATAGCTTTCGGAACAACCACCTCCTTCTCTCCAAACATCCATTTCACCTCAGCCTCAGGAAATCCCTTGACAGCTTCACCTTCTGGAGTCTTTTGAACAAAAAGCTTTTCTTCACCAAACTTTTTCATACGTTTTCTTATACGATTCTGGAGATCTCTCTGCAGCTTTTTTGATTCCTCAAGGCGTTTTTTGATACGTAGAGAAAAATCCACTGAGTCACGATCGAAAAGGGGGTCAACCTCCTCTAGTTCCAAAACATTAGGCAGTATCGTTTGTTCCAAGTGCTTTCTTTGAGCGTTCACTAATTCCTGCTTAATCTCAGATCTCGAGAGTTTTGTAATGGAGCTTTCAGGAACACTACAACCAGAAAATCAATTGATCTTGTAAGTGAAACATGCAACATTTATGTCAACAGGAAAAACAGAGAGCATATACATGAcaataacatgtaaaaaaaccaacaaaagatACACTTAGACTAAGTGCAGAGGTACAAACAGGATAATTGGTTATCTTAGAAGTAAAAGATACAACTTTTACCATCGCTGCTAGAAATGCACGCAAATAAGAGGAATGCACAGAGAAATCTTGCAAATAGATGAGCTTATCACAATCAAATGCTAAAATCTCTCTAAAGGGAAACCAAATTATCAGCTATAGGTAAGATAGAATAATATCATCTCAGATAAAATCAAGGCTAGAGATATCACCTTTCAGGAAGTTTTCGATTCATTTCTCGGTTGAAGCTCTTAACCAACTCTACACACTCTCTTTCGATGAAAATAAGCTCCCTAACCCCAAAACTCAATGTTGTTGTCTCTTTCTTTAGAATTATATCGTCAATCTCATCTATTCTTTCCCATATCTTGTTGTACTCGGTCTCCATTATATCCACACTCTCTTCCAATTTCTCAACTTTGTCCCTAGCGCCTTTTATCAACAGTTTttcactctctttcttcaatcttaGGGCCTCATCTACAATCCCATCAGCTCGTTTCATTAACACATCTCTCTCCTTCCTCAACCGCCTCATATCACGATACAATCCACTCATTATCTCTTTCTGCAGTTTCTCCTTCTCCACCTTCACTGCATCCAAAACCGTTCCCACTTCGGCAACATCTCCATTTTCCTTTCTAACCTTGTCAATAGTCTTCAGTAAAATCGAGACTCTCTCCAACAGCCTCCGAGTATAGTCCGAGAACTCATGATCAACAGTTTTCAAAACcacctctttctctctcactacctctttctttttcttccaaatcaCATTACTGACGAAAGGCACAGCTAAAGCTGGAGCTTGAAANNNNNNNNNNNNNNNNNNNNNNNNNNNNNNNNNNNNNNNNNNNNNNNN comes from Camelina sativa cultivar DH55 chromosome 19, Cs, whole genome shotgun sequence and encodes:
- the LOC104764061 gene encoding probable inactive ATP-dependent zinc metalloprotease FTSHI 5, chloroplastic isoform X2; this translates as MEFISASSISSPFLTQLSPLSLGSGIVSLKPRYRVKNRRFGSRESKKSRKIVPIRGCFGFSGGVSASFLRSKQSESGSEAVSESLRLCGDGNELVPSSVSNAKTRASVFQFVSKPLVYALFCIAIGFSPIRSFQAPALAVPFVSNVIWKKKKEVVREKEVVLKTVDHEFSDYTRRLLERVSILLKTIDKVRKENGDVAEVGTVLDAVKVEKEKLQKEIMSGLYRDMRRLRKERDVLMKRADGIVDEALRLKKESEKLLIKGARDKVEKLEESVDIMETEYNKIWERIDEIDDIILKKETTTLSFGVRELIFIERECVELVKSFNREMNRKLPESVPESSITKLSRSEIKQELVNAQRKHLEQTILPNVLELEEVDPLFDRDSVDFSLRIKKRLEESKKLQRDLQNRIRKRMKKFGEEKLFVQKTPEGEAVKGFPEAEVKWMFGEKEVVVPKAIQLHLRHGWKKWQEEAKADLKQKLLEDVDFGKQYIAQRQEQVLLDRDRVVSNTWFNEDKNRWEMDPMAVPYAVSRKLIDSARIRHDYAIMYVALKGDDKEYYVDIKEYEMLFEKFGGFDALYLKMLACGIPTSVHLMWIPMTELSLQQQFLLVTRVVSRVFNALRKTQVVSNAKDNALRRIRNLNDDIMMVVVFPVIEFIIPYQLRLRLGMAWPEEIEQTVGSTWYLQWQSEAELNFKSRDTEDFQWFFWFLIRSSIYGFVLYHVFRFLKRKVPRLLGYGPFRRDPNVRKFFRVKSYFTYRKRRIKQKRKAGIDPIKTAFDRMKRVKNPPIPLKYFASIESMREEINEVVAFLQNPKAFQEMGARAPRGVLIVGERGTGKTSLALAIAAEARVPVVNVEAQELEAGLWVGQSAANVRELFQTARDLAPVIIFVEDFDLFAGVRGKFVHTKQQDHESFINQLLVELDGFEKQDGVVLMATTRNHKQIDEALRRPGRMDRVFHLQSPTEMERERILHNAAEETMDRELIDLVDWRKVSEKTTLLRPIELKLVPMALESSAFRSKFLDTDELLSYVSWFATFSHIVPPWLRKTKLAKTMGKVLVNHLGLNLTKEDLENVVDLMEPYGQISNGIELLSPSVAWTRETKYPHAVWAAGRALIALLIPNFDVVENLWLEPSSWEGIGCTKITKVTSGGSAIGNTESRSYLEKKLVFCFGSHIASQMLLPPGDENFLSSSEITKAQEIATRMVLQYGWGPDDSPAVYYATNAVSALSMGNNHEYEMADKVEKIYDLAYEKAKGMLLKNRRVLEKITEELLEFEILTQKDLERIVHEIGGIREKEPFFLSGTDYNEPLSRSFLDVGDPPETALLSAPT
- the LOC104764061 gene encoding probable inactive ATP-dependent zinc metalloprotease FTSHI 5, chloroplastic isoform X3, yielding MEFISASSISSPFLTQLSPLSLGSGIVSLKPRYRVKNRRFGSRESKKSRKIVPIRGCFGFSGGVSASFLRSKQSESGSEAVSESLRLCGDGNELVPSSVSNAKTRASVFQFVSKPLVYALFCIAIGFSPIRSFQAPALAVPFVSNVIWKKKKEVVREKEVVLKTVDHEFSDYTRRLLERVSILLKTIDKVRKENGDVAEVGTVLDAVKVEKEKLQKEIMSGLYRDMRRLRKERDVLMKRADGIVDEALRLKKESEKLLIKGARDKVEKLEESVDIMETEYNKIWERIDEIDDIILKKETTTLSFGVRELIFIERECVELVKSFNREMNRKLPESVPESSITKLSRSEIKQELVNAQRKHLEQTILPNVLELEEVDPLFDRDSVDFSLRIKKRLEESKKLQRDLQNRIRKRMKKFGEEKLFVQKTPEGEAVKGFPEAEVKWMFGEKEVVVPKAIQLHLRHGWKKWQEEAKADLKQKLLEDVDFGKQYIAQRQEQVLLDRDRVVSNTWFNEDKNRWEMDPMAVPYAVSRKLIDSARIRHDYAIMYVALKGDDKEYYVDIKEYEMLFEKFGGFDALYLKMLACGIPTSVHLMWIPMTELSLQQQFLLVTRVVSRVFNALRKTQVVSNAKDNALRRIRNLNDDIMMVVVFPVIEFIIPYQLRLRLGMAWPEEIEQTVGSTWYLQWQSEAELNFKSRDTEDFQWFFWFLIRSSIYGFVLYHVFRFLKRKVPRLLGYGPFRRDPNVRKFFRVKSYFTYRKRRIKQKRKAGIDPIKTAFDRMKRVKNPPIPLKYFASIESMREEINEVVAFLQNPKAFQEMGARAPRGVLIVGERGTGKTSLALAIAAEARVPVVNVEAQELEAGLWVGQSAANVRELFQTARDLAPVIIFVEDFDLFAGVRGKFVHTKQQDHESFINQLLVELDGFEKQDGVVLMATTRNHKQIDEALRRPGRMDRVFHLQSPTEMERERILHNAAEETMDRELIDLVDWRKVSEKTTLLRPIELKLVPMALESSAFRSKFLDTDELLSYVSWFATFSHIVPPWLRKTKLAKTMGKVLVNHLGLNLTKEDLENVVDLMEPYGQISNGIELLSPSVAWTRETKYPHAVWAAGRALIALLIPNFDVVENLWLEPSSWEGIGCTKITKVTSGGSAIGNTESRSYLEKKLVFCFGSHIASQMLLPPGDENFLSSSEITKAQEIATRMVLQYGWGPDDSPAVYYATNAVSALSMGNNHEYEMADKVEKIYDLAYEKAKDLERIVHEIGGIREKEPFFLSGTDYNEPLSRSFLDVGDPPETALLSAPT
- the LOC104764061 gene encoding probable inactive ATP-dependent zinc metalloprotease FTSHI 5, chloroplastic isoform X1 — encoded protein: MEFISASSISSPFLTQLSPLSLGSGIVSLKPRYRVKNRRFGSRESKKSRKIVPIRGCFGFSGGVSASFLRSKQSESGSEAVSESLRLCGDGNELVPSSVSNAKTRASVFQFVSKPLVYALFCIAIGFSPIRSFQAPALAVPFVSNVIWKKKKEVVREKEVVLKTVDHEFSDYTRRLLERVSILLKTIDKVRKENGDVAEVGTVLDAVKVEKEKLQKEIMSGLYRDMRRLRKERDVLMKRADGIVDEALRLKKESEKLLIKGARDKVEKLEESVDIMETEYNKIWERIDEIDDIILKKETTTLSFGVRELIFIERECVELVKSFNREMNRKLPESVPESSITKLSRSEIKQELVNAQRKHLEQTILPNVLELEEVDPLFDRDSVDFSLRIKKRLEESKKLQRDLQNRIRKRMKKFGEEKLFVQKTPEGEAVKGFPEAEVKWMFGEKEVVVPKAIQLHLRHGWKKWQEEAKADLKQKLLEDVDFGKQYIAQRQEQVLLDRDRVVSNTWFNEDKNRWEMDPMAVPYAVSRKLIDSARIRHDYAIMYVALKGDDKEYYVDIKEYEMLFEKFGGFDALYLKMLACGIPTSVHLMWIPMTELSLQQQFLLVTRVVSRVFNALRKTQVVSNAKDNALRRIRNLNDDIMMVVVFPVIEFIIPYQLRLRLGMAWPEEIEQTVGSTWYLQWQSEAELNFKSRDTEDFQWFFWFLIRSSIYGFVLYHVFRFLKRKVPRLLGYGPFRRDPNVRKFFRVKSYFTYRKRRIKQKRKAGIDPIKTAFDRMKRVKNPPIPLKYFASIESMREEINEVVAFLQNPKAFQEMGARAPRGVLIVGERGTGKTSLALAIAAEARVPVVNVEAQELEAGLWVGQSAANVRELFQTARDLAPVIIFVEDFDLFAGVRGKFVHTKQQDHESFINQLLVELDGFEKQDGVVLMATTRNHKQIDEALRRPGRMDRVFHLQSPTEMERERILHNAAEETMDRELIDLVDWRKVSEKTTLLRPIELKLVPMALESSAFRSKFLDTDELLSYVSWFATFSHIVPPWLRKTKLAKTMGKVLVNHLGLNLTKEDLENVVDLMEPYGQISNGIELLSPSVAWTRETKYPHAVWAAGRALIALLIPNFDVVENLWLEPSSWEGIGCTKITKVTSGGSAIGNTESRSYLEKKLVFCFGSHIASQMLLPPGDENFLSSSEITKAQEIATRMVLQYGWGPDDSPAVYYATNAVSALSMGNNHEYEMADKVEKIYDLAYEKAKGMLLKNRRVLEKITEELLEFEILTQKDLERIVHEIGGIREKEPFFLSGTDYNEPLSRSFLDVGDPPETALLSAPT
- the LOC104764061 gene encoding probable inactive ATP-dependent zinc metalloprotease FTSHI 5, chloroplastic isoform X4, whose protein sequence is MEFISASSISSPFLTQLSPLSLGSGIVSLKPRYRVKNRRFGSRESKKSRKIVPIRGCFGFSGGVSASFLRSKQSESGSEAVSESLRLCGDGNELVPSSVSNAKTRASVFQFVSKPLVYALFCIAIGFSPIRSFQAPALAVPFVSNVIWKKKKEVVREKEVVLKTVDHEFSDYTRRLLERVSILLKTIDKVRKENGDVAEVGTVLDAVKVEKEKLQKEIMSGLYRDMRRLRKERDVLMKRADGIVDEALRLKKESEKLLIKGARDKVEKLEESVDIMETEYNKIWERIDEIDDIILKKETTTLSFGVRELIFIERECVELVKSFNREMNRKLPESVPESSITKLSRSEIKQELVNAQRKHLEQTILPNVLELEEVDPLFDRDSVDFSLRIKKRLEESKKLQRDLQNRIRKRMKKFGEEKLFVQKTPEGEAVKGFPEAEVKWMFGEKEVVVPKAIQLHLRHGWKKWQEEAKADLKQKLLEDVDFGKQYIAQRQEQVLLDRDRVVSNTWFNEDKNRWEMDPMAVPYAVSRKLIDSARIRHDYAIMYVALKGDDKEYYVDIKEYEMLFEKFGGFDALYLKMLACGIPTSVHLMWIPMTELSLQQQFLLVTRVVSRVFNALRKTQVVSNAKDNALRRIRNLNDDIMMVVVFPVIEFIIPYQLRLRLGMAWPEEIEQTVGSTWYLQWQSEAELNFKSRDTEDFQWFFWFLIRSSIYGFVLYHVFRFLKRKVPRLLGYGPFRRDPNVRKFFRVKSYFTYRKRRIKQKRKAGIDPIKTAFDRMKRVKNPPIPLKYFASIESMREEINEVVAFLQNPKAFQEMGARAPRGVLIVGERGTGKTSLALAIAAEARVPVVNVEAQELEAGLWVGQSAANVRELFQTARDLAPVIIFVEDFDLFAGVRGKFVHTKQQDHESFINQLLVELDGFEKQDGVVLMATTRNHKQIDEALRRPGRMDRVFHLQSPTEMERERILHNAAEETMDRELIDLVDWRKVSEKTTLLRPIELKLVPMALESSAFRSKFLDTDELLSYVSWFATFSHIVPPWLRKTKLAKTMGKVLVNHLGLNLTKEDLENVVDLMEPYGQISNGIELLSPSVAWTRETKYPHAVWAAGRALIALLIPNFDVVENLWLEPSSWEGIGCTKITKVTSGGSAIGNTESRSYLEKKLVFCFGSHIASQMLLPPGDENFLSSSEITKAQEIATRMVLQYGWGPDDSPAVYYATNAVSALSMGNNHEYEMADKVEKIYDLAYEKAKGMLLKNRRVLEKITEELLEFEILTQKDLERIVHEIGGIREKEPFFLSGTDYNEPLSRSFLDVGDPPETALLSAPT